A portion of the Bactrocera neohumeralis isolate Rockhampton chromosome 2, APGP_CSIRO_Bneo_wtdbg2-racon-allhic-juicebox.fasta_v2, whole genome shotgun sequence genome contains these proteins:
- the LOC126751603 gene encoding elongation of very long chain fatty acids protein, whose translation MAVILHEVYDWYRDLMDNRSDPRVKDWPMMSSPFPTLVVCVFYAYFSKSLAPRLMAKRKALDLRKILVYYNLFQTIFSAWIFYEYLRSGWWGNYSFKCQPVDYSNNPLALRMARTCWWYYISKFTEFFDTLFFILRKKNEHVSTLHVIHHGCMPFSVWMGMKFTPGGHSTFFALLNTFVHIVMYFYYMIAAMGPKYQKFIWWKKYLTTFQMVQFVAIFTHQFQLLFRECDYPKGFMVWIGLHGIMFLFLFSDFYKAKYTNARARSAAVKANNTNGYTKLPASNGKCIPVSNGDLSNHLVASNNNKGACMPVMDEETESIKPNHHFTNGYKNGYANGHAFKEGDGVLSTNDAILNPDSSSSSLHQRKVK comes from the exons ATGGCTGTTATACTACATGAAGTTTACGACTGGTACAGAGACCTCATGGACAATCGAAGTG ATCCACGTGTCAAAGACTGGCCCATGATGTCATCGCCATTCCCCACCTTAGTAGTCTGCGTATTCTATGCCTACTTCAGCAAATCGCTTGCGCCGCGCCTGATGGCGAAGCGAAAAGCATTGGATCTGCGCAAAATACTCGTCTACTATAATCTATTTCAGACAATATTCAGCGCGTGGATTTTCTATGAG TACTTAAGAAGCGGCTGGTGGGGTAATTACAGTTTCAAATGTCAGCCCGTCGATTACTCCAACAATCCATTGGCATTGCGC ATGGCACGTACTTGTTGGTGGTATTACATTTCAAAATTCACAGAGTTCTTTGATACGCTATTCTTCATATTGCGCAAGAAAAATGAACATGTATCAACGTTGCATGTCATCCATCATGGCTGCATGCCCTTCTCCGTATGGATGGGCATGAAATTCACGCCAG GCGGTCACAGCACATTCTTCGCGCTGCTCAACACCTTCGTACACATTGTTATGTACTTCTACTATATGATCGCCGCAATGGGTCCCAAATACCAGAAGTTCATCTGGTGGAAGAAATACCTAACCACCTTCCAAATG gTACAATTTGTCGCCATTTTCACCCATCAGTTCCAGTTGCTGTTCAGAGAGTGCGATTATCCCAAAGGCTTTATGGTTTGGATTGGTCTGCATGGCATTATGTTCCTGTTTCTATTCTCTGACTTTTATAAAGCCAAGTACACAAATGCACGCGCTCGCAGCGCGGCGGTGAAAGCCAACAACACAAATGGTTATACCAAATTACCTGCGTCGAATGGCAAATGCATACCTGTCAGTAATGGTGATTTGTCCAATCATTTGGTGGCGTCCAACAACAATAAGGGTGCTTGCATG CCCGTTATGGACGAGGAAACCGAGAGCATCAAGCCCAATCATCACTTTACCAATGGCTATAAGAATGGCTACGCTAACGGCCACGCCTTCAAAGAGGGCGATGGTGTGCTATCCACAAACGATGCTATACTCAATCCGGACAGCAGTAGCTCTAGTCTACACCAGCGAAAAGTCAAATAA